Proteins from one Candidatus Nitrospira nitrosa genomic window:
- a CDS encoding Gfo/Idh/MocA family protein: MIKLRAGVVGVGHLGQHHARLYASSPDTMLVGVLDQDDVRASAIAQNYGTQAFRSLPDLLKQVDIVSIAVPTSAHYAVAKACLQARKHVLVEKPIAVLSGEAQDLVGLASRQDCTLQVGHSERFNPILPLMRPHIHTPILFECHRLSTYSERGTDVDVVLDLMIHDIDLLLSCNPGPVEAVWATGGILLSQTNDVANVRIQFREGTVAQLTASRISPKAMRQWRVFQSDGCVTIDFQSRQGMVGRRSLTPGGKPTMAMEEIQAGDAEPLKLQLESFLHAVRERTCPVVSGEDGAAAVELAHRVLAAIKVAE; encoded by the coding sequence ATGATCAAACTTCGTGCGGGCGTGGTTGGAGTCGGACATCTCGGGCAACATCATGCACGTCTCTATGCCTCATCACCGGATACGATGCTGGTTGGTGTCCTGGATCAAGATGATGTACGGGCCTCCGCGATCGCCCAGAACTACGGGACACAGGCATTCCGAAGTCTGCCGGATCTTCTGAAACAGGTTGATATCGTCAGCATTGCCGTACCCACCTCCGCCCATTATGCTGTTGCAAAGGCATGTCTCCAAGCAAGAAAGCATGTTCTTGTGGAAAAGCCCATTGCGGTGTTGTCGGGTGAGGCACAGGACCTTGTGGGGTTGGCCAGCCGTCAGGATTGTACACTGCAGGTGGGGCATAGTGAGCGGTTCAATCCCATCCTGCCGTTGATGCGACCTCATATCCACACTCCGATCTTGTTCGAATGTCATCGATTGAGCACGTATAGTGAACGGGGTACCGACGTCGACGTCGTGTTGGATCTCATGATTCATGACATTGATCTCCTGCTTTCCTGCAACCCTGGTCCCGTCGAGGCGGTTTGGGCTACCGGTGGAATTCTGCTTTCTCAGACCAATGATGTCGCCAATGTGCGCATCCAATTCAGGGAAGGCACTGTTGCACAGCTCACCGCTAGTCGAATCTCGCCAAAGGCCATGCGTCAATGGCGCGTGTTCCAATCCGACGGGTGTGTCACGATCGATTTTCAGTCTCGCCAAGGAATGGTCGGGCGCCGATCGCTTACGCCTGGTGGAAAACCGACGATGGCAATGGAAGAGATTCAAGCCGGCGATGCAGAGCCTCTCAAATTACAGCTCGAGTCGTTCCTTCATGCTGTGCGTGAGCGAACGTGCCCTGTCGTGTCAGGCGAAGATGGCGCGGCCGCAGTGGAGCTGGCGCATCGCGTGCTGGCTGCAATCAAGGTGGCGGAGTAA